Proteins encoded together in one Prunus dulcis chromosome 3, ALMONDv2, whole genome shotgun sequence window:
- the LOC117621065 gene encoding uncharacterized protein LOC117621065, protein MYITEVRVPSLPITMIREAQAIFSLLLMAACAVTVLADVPPSPPPLTLPKIPGLVPPGIPSLLPPGFPGLLPPGIPGLLPPGNPSDIAKCWSSLQNVPGCAWEIYTSISTGKFVVDPACCKAFQAIDQNCLLKMFPLFPSFPPLIKSNCAK, encoded by the coding sequence ATGTACATCACAGAAGTGAGAGTTCCAAGTTTGCCAATAACCATGATTAGAGAAGCTCAAGCAATATTTTCACTACTGCTAATGGCAGCATGTGCGGTAACTGTGCTGGCAGATGtgccaccatcaccaccaccccTGACCCTGCCAAAGATCCCGGGCCTAGTGCCACCAGGGATCCCAAGCCTATTGCCTCCAGGGTTCCCAGGCTTATTACCTCCAGGGATCCCAGGGCTACTGCCGCCAGGGAACCCGAGTGACATAGCAAAGTGTTGGTCATCACTTCAGAACGTTCCAGGGTGCGCATGGGAAATTTATACCTCAATCTCTACTGGTAAATTTGTAGTAGACCCTGCTTGTTGCAAGGCCTTCCAAGCAATTGACCAGAATTGCTTGCTGAAAATGTTCCCATTATTTCCTTCATTTCCTCCATTGATCAAGAGCAACTGTGCTAAGTAA
- the LOC117621064 gene encoding protein DJ-1 homolog D-like translates to MAKGERRVLLVLGDYVEDYEAMVPFQALQAYGVSVDAVCPGKKAGDICRTAIHQLSPAHQTYSESRGHNFALNATFDDIEFNKYDGLIIPGGRAPEYLALDASVLELVRKFSDSGKPIASICHGQLVLAAAGSVKGRKCTAFPAVRPVLVAAGAYWVEPETMLACVVDGNIITGATYEGHPEFIRLFVKALGGNITGSDRRILFLCGDFMEDYEVIVPFQSLQALGCHVDAVCPKKKAGEICATAVHDFEGDQTYSEKPGHNFTLTADFEALDVSSYNALVIPGGRAPEYLALDEKVIALVKQIVEARKPIASICHGQQILAAAGVLQGKKCTAYPAVKLNVVLSGATWLEPDPIDRCFTDGNLVTGAAWPGHPEFISQLMSLLDIRVSF, encoded by the exons ATGGCGAAAGGTGAACGGAGGGTGTTGTTGGTGCTGGGGGACTACGTGGAAGACTACGAGGCGATGGTTCCATTTCAAGCACTGCAGGCATATGGAGTGTCCGTTGATGCTGTCTGTCCTGGCAAGAAAGCTGGTGATATCTGCCGCACAGCCATTCATCAACTTTCTCCTGCTCACCAG ACTTATTCTGAATCACGTGGTCACAATTTTGCACTCAATGCAACATTTGATGACATTGAATTTAACAAATATGATGGATTAATAATACCCGGAGGACGGGCACCTGAATATCTTGCTTTAGATGCGTCGGTTTTAGAATTGGTGAGAAAGTTTTCTGACTCCGGAAAGCCAATTGCTTCGATTTGCCATGGGCAACTTGTCCTAGCAGCTGCAGGCTCGGTTAAAGGTAGGAAGTGTACAGCCTTCCCAGCTGTCAGACCTGTACTTGTTGCTGCAGGTGCTTATTGGGTGGAACCCGAGACCATGTTGGCGTGTGTTGTTGATGGTAATATAATTACTGGGGCTACATATGAAGGCCATCCTGAGTTCATTAGGCTTTTTGTGAAGGCACTAGGTGGTAACATAACTGGTTCAGATAGAAGGATCCTGTTTCTCTGTGGG GACTTCATGGAAGATTATGAGGTAATTGTGCCTTTTCAGTCTCTTCAAGCTCTAGGATGCCATGTTGATGCAGTTTGCCCCAAGAAGAAAGCTGGTGAAATCTGTGCAACTGCTGTCCATGATTTTGAAGGTGACCAAACATACAGTGAGAAGCCGGGCCATAATTTCACTTTAACAGCTGACTTTGAAGCTCTAGATGTCTCAAGTTATAATGCTCTTGTAATCCCTGGAGGTCGAGCCCCAGAATATTTGGCATTGGATGAGAAAGTTATTGCATTAGTGAAGCAAATTGTGGAAGCCAGGAAACCAATTGCATCCATATGCCACGGGCAGCAGATTTTAGCTGCTGCTGGTGTTCTACAG GGAAAGAAATGTACTGCGTATCCAGCAGTGAAGCTTAATGTGGTTTTGTCAGGAGCAACATGGCTGGAACCTGATCCAATAGATCGTTGCTTCACGGATGGAAATTTGGTTACGGGAGCAGCGTGGCCGGGCCACCCAGAGTTCATTTCTCAGTTGATGTCATTGCTTGATATTCGAGTATCATTCTAG